The sequence CTAAGTGAATAAGGGGTTGTATTCTTAATATAAGGAATCAGCCATTTAACATGATTCATCGATATATACATAACTTTATAAGCGGGTGAGTAGAAAACGAAATAATCATTCATTACACTTGTTAAATAACCATGAATGGTTCTGTTTCCTTCAACATTGAGAGATACAAAGATTCCTTTTGCATTGATTAAGATTTTTCGAAAGGATATATTGTCTGAAAATGATTTTAGCGGATGCTCAGGATGAAAGTTTACATCCCAATCATGTACCGATTCTGGATCAGGTTTAAAGCGCTGAATATGAGTAAAAGGAAGATAGTAGTATTGCTTGTTATAGATAACAAGGATATCTAAGCCTGCGTCAATTAACTTTCCATATAATTCCTTTTCACCTGAAACCTCAACTTTAATGTTTTGACCAATTAAAGAATTAAAATCAATCACGAGTCCCCCCTCCACCTTTCTTTTTGAGTTATCTTAGAATAACCATGAAACCCAATAATATAAAAGAACTAAAGTTACAATGGTAACGGGAGGAATGACAACGAAGGTCACTTTTAAATATTGTCTCCAGGTTATTTTTATTCCTCCGTCTTTTACAATATGCATCCACATAATGTTGGCTAATGTTCCCATAGGTAAGAGCAGAGAACCCATATCACTGCCAATTACGTTTGCAAGATAAGATATTTTTAATGTGAGTGGATCTAGACCCATATTCATTAATGTTAAGGTACCAACCATCAAGGCTGGGTGATTATTAAAAAGATTAGATAGAACGGACAGCAAGCTACCCATCAAGACGCTTGCATTGAGCAGGCTTCCAGAAACCATAGGATCCATAATTTGAATGAGCCAAGTTGTTAATCCTATATTATGCAAACCATAGACTACTACGTACATGCTAAAGGCAAAGATAAGGATATACCAAGGTGTTCTTTTTAGCATATCGATTGGCGAGATTTTCAAACGACACCAGCGCCATCCTAGTAATGCAGCAGAGCCAACGACAGCAGTAAGAGATACGGGAATTCCAAAGTATGATGCAACGAACAAACTAATTCGGACTAGTAAAACAAATAACAAAACTTTCAACATAAAACTGGTGTTCTCTTTAGACAATGGATTTGATGTTTGGTGTTTAAGTGGTTGTATAGAAGAGTTGGGAACGATGTGGACTTGTGTAGAAATGACTTTTGGAAGTTTTTTATAAAAAAGTAGATACAAAAGAAACACAAGTAATAATAATCCGGTAGTTGCAGGTACAAACATCATGGCAGTATGCAAATACAAATCCATATCAACGATTTTTAAAGCGATTAGGTTCACGATATTACTTACGCCAATTGGAGCACTTGAGGCAGTTGCGACCAACGCTCCAGACAGCAAATAGGGAATTTGTTGATTGGGCTTTAAACCTAAATTTTTCAATAAGATT is a genomic window of Niallia sp. XMNu-256 containing:
- a CDS encoding DUF2642 domain-containing protein codes for the protein MIDFNSLIGQNIKVEVSGEKELYGKLIDAGLDILVIYNKQYYYLPFTHIQRFKPDPESVHDWDVNFHPEHPLKSFSDNISFRKILINAKGIFVSLNVEGNRTIHGYLTSVMNDYFVFYSPAYKVMYISMNHVKWLIPYIKNTTPYSLSNEKLPVNPTSVSLARTFSEQCKRLENNIVILDNGDHPEKIGLLKKAFDNKLALVNAEGEMVYWNCHHLKTIHLP
- a CDS encoding arsenic transporter — its product is MLEFTSLLTILFFLLTVTFVMWRPKGVNEAIPATIGAILIIMTGSVSVSDLGEITETISGAAITIMATIVMAIVLESFGFFTWAAEVLANRAKGSGLKLFWYVNLFCFLMTLFVNNDGSILITTPILLILLKNLGLKPNQQIPYLLSGALVATASSAPIGVSNIVNLIALKIVDMDLYLHTAMMFVPATTGLLLLVFLLYLLFYKKLPKVISTQVHIVPNSSIQPLKHQTSNPLSKENTSFMLKVLLFVLLVRISLFVASYFGIPVSLTAVVGSAALLGWRWCRLKISPIDMLKRTPWYILIFAFSMYVVVYGLHNIGLTTWLIQIMDPMVSGSLLNASVLMGSLLSVLSNLFNNHPALMVGTLTLMNMGLDPLTLKISYLANVIGSDMGSLLLPMGTLANIMWMHIVKDGGIKITWRQYLKVTFVVIPPVTIVTLVLLYYWVSWLF